A part of Rattus rattus isolate New Zealand chromosome 4, Rrattus_CSIRO_v1, whole genome shotgun sequence genomic DNA contains:
- the Rwdd2b gene encoding RWD domain-containing protein 2B, translating to MVEMEQAEAQLSELDLLASMFPGENELIVNDQLALAELKDCIEKRTMEGRSSQVYFTINVSLDFSEAAMVMFSLSCILPFKYPTVLPEITVRSVSLSRSQQTQLNADLTAYLQKHCLGEVCILNATEWVREHASDYVNRDASPCPARQSTVQPVDLTFTRLWIYSHHIYNKCKRRNILEWARELSLSGFSMPGKPGVVCVEGPQSACEEFWSRLRKLNWKRILIRHREDIPFDSTTEKMEEQRKFSIFEEKAFNVHGARGNHMDFGQLYQFLNARGCGDVFQMFFGVEGQ from the exons ATGGTTGAGATGGAGCAGGCAGAGGCCCAGCTCTCCGAGTTGGACCTCCTGGCCAGTATGTTCCCTGGTGAGAATGAGCTAATAGTGAATGACCAACTGGCCTTAGCAGAGCTCAAAGATTGTATTGAGAAGAGGACAATGGAGGGGCGGTCATCGCAAGTATACTTTACGATTAATGTGAGCCTGGACTTCAGTGAGGCAGCGATG gtgatgttttctttgtcttGCATTCTTCCCTTTAAATACCCTACAGTCCTGCCTGAAATTACAGTGAG ATCAGTATCGCTGAGTAGATCCCAGCAGACTCAGCTGAACGCAGATCTGACAGCATACCTGCAGAAGCACTGTCTGGGAGAGGTCTGTATCCTGAATGCCACAGAGTGGGTTAGAGAGCATGCCTCTGACTACGTCAACAGAGATGCCTCACCCTGCCCGGCCAGGCAAAGCACAGTCCAGCCTGTGGATCTCACCTTCACGAGGCTCTGGATCTACAGCCATCACATCTACAACAAATGCAAAAGGCGAAACATCCTAGAGTGGGCCAGGGAACTGTCCCTGTCCGGGTTTAGCATGCCTGGGAAACCTGGCGTTGTTTGTGTGGAAGGCCCACAAAGTGCTTGCGAAGAATTCTGGTCAAG ACTCAGAAAACTAAACTGGAAGAGGATTTTAATTCGCCATCGAGAAGACATTCCTTTTGACAGTACAACCGAGAAAATGGAGGAAcagaggaaattttccatttttgaaGAAAAGGCCTTCAATGTCCATGGAGCCAGAGGGAACCACATGGACTTTGGTCAGCTGTATCAGTTCTTAAATGCCAGGGGGTGTGGGGATGTGTTCCAGATGTTCTTTGGCGTGGAAGGGCAGTGA